One Alnus glutinosa chromosome 3, dhAlnGlut1.1, whole genome shotgun sequence genomic region harbors:
- the LOC133863007 gene encoding peptide-N4-(N-acetyl-beta-glucosaminyl)asparagine amidase A, which produces MFVFLFFFLLFTVPVSPSSSPDRYTKSVLQPLQVKHREYLELAHPLPSDYLVPSCTHRILRHSFANTINSPPFSTRYYPPLDCPSPWSHVALDFRAECRGEQYDRIAGLWLGGAELLRTSTAEPTKCGIFWKVRKDITRYSSLLSRYDLNLTMMLENIVNNIYTGVYHITVSFLYYKDNAVRVPSQISDPNFGFLGDKQRGGGVRMWQGLGGLYEPPADFIIPISDRGDKGFWFRIESELDSRSKGIRIPRNTYRAVLELYVSFHGNDEFWYSNPPNSYIKTNNLTTERGNGAYREVYVTIDGKFVGSEAPFPVVFTGGVNPLFWEPVVGIGAFNLPSYDFDLTPFLGVLLDGKIHRFGFGVTEGIAYWLVNANLHLWVDHKSPKVHARSVVYNSPRLKIKRRSDFKLLDGSFKVEAERKALFVGWVKSSFGNLTTVFSQDYRLKNVVSFENNGAYKLVKQKVKAKREVIVANDRDQSVARVSVRRKYPLNLITSTQPGRKKKKKNTYLLVTNVSHALSERYSQGDSASVVYNMQDSRGWMEVEDHSVLSGAAMTRQSFSYRNAFGCYSRTVQASNGRLIRDNTTSGCLSSF; this is translated from the coding sequence ATGTTtgtcttcctctttttcttcctcctcttcacCGTTCCGGTCTCACCCTCCTCCTCCCCAGACCGCTACACAAAATCCGTCCTCCAACCACTCCAAGTCAAACACCGAGAATACTTGGAGCTCGCCCATCCCCTGCCGTCCGATTACCTGGTCCCATCATGCACCCACCGGATCCTCCGCCACTCCTTCGCCAACACCATCAACTCTCCTCCCTTCTCTACCCGCTACTACCCGCCGTTAGATTGCCCCTCCCCCTGGTCCCACGTGGCCCTCGATTTCCGCGCCGAGTGCAGAGGCGAGCAGTACGACCGCATCGCCGGCTTGTGGCTCGGCGGGGCAGAGCTTCTCCGCACCAGCACAGCCGAGCCGACGAAGTGCGGAATCTTCTGGAAGGTTCGAAAGGACATCACCAGGTactcctctctcctctcacgCTACGACCTCAACCTCACCATGATGCTCGAGAACATCGTCAACAACATCTATACCGGCGTTTACCACATCACCGTCAGTTTCCTCTACTACAAGGATAACGCCGTCAGGGTTCCGTCACAGATCTCGGATCCAAATTTTGGGTTTCTTGGGGATAAACAACGCGGTGGTGGGGTTCGTATGTGGCAAGGCCTCGGGGGCTTGTATGAACCACCGGCCGATTTTATAATCCCGATATCGGATCGGGGCGATAAGGGCTTTTGGTTCAGAATCGAGAGCGAATTGGACTCCCGCTCCAAGGGAATTCGGATCCCGCGGAATACATACCGAGCCGTTTTGGAACTGTACGTGTCGTTTCACGGGAACGACGAGTTTTGGTACTCGAACCCGCCAAATTCGTACATCAAAACGAACAACTTAACGACCGAACGCGGCAACGGAGCTTACAGAGAGGTTTACGTGACGATAGACGGGAAGTTCGTCGGGTCGGAGGCTCCGTTCCCGGTGGTGTTCACGGGTGGGGTGAACCCGTTGTTCTGGGAACCGGTTGTGGGAATCGGAGCGTTTAACCTTCCAAGCTACGACTTCGATTTGACACCGTTTTTAGGTGTTCTTTTGGACGGGAAAATTCACAGGTTTGGATTTGGAGTGACCGAAGGCATTGCGTATTGGCTTGTGAACGCGAATTTGCACCTTTGGGTGGATCACAAATCGCCCAAGGTCCATGCAAGGTCTGTTGTTTACAACAGTCCTCGATTGAAGATCAAGCGTCGATCAGATTTCAAGCTTCTCGATGGGTCATTCAAGGTGGAGGCAGAGAGGAAAGCTCTGTTTGTGGGGTGGGTTAAGTCGAGCTTCGGCAACTTGACCACGGTTTTCTCGCAAGACTACAGGTTGAAGAACGTGGTGAGCTTCGAGAACAATGGAGCATATAAATTGGTGAAGCAGAAGGTGAAGGCAAAGCGAGAGGTGATCGTGGCGAATGATAGAGATCAGTCAGTCGCTCGTGTGAGCGTTAGGAGGAAATACCCTCTTAATCTCATCACTTCAACTCAGCCGGGacggaagaagaagaagaagaacacgtATTTGCTTGTCACGAACGTTTCTCATGCATTGAGCGAGAGGTATTCGCAGGGGGACTCTGCGAGCGTTGTTTACAATATGCAGGATTCTCGAGGGTGGATGGAGGTGGAGGATCATTCGGTTCTCTCTGGTGCGGCGATGACTCGACAAAGCTTTAGTTATAGGAATGCGTTTGGTTGCTACTCGCGGACTGTACAAGCAAGCAATGGCAGGCTAATCAGAGACAATACCACCTCTGGTTGCCTTTCTTCATTCTAG